CATTTACGGCGATCGGCCTTTAAAATCGACTTTTGCATCCTCCGCATGAAAAGCACCTCCTGTTTCCTTCTGCGGGTACAGGATAACAGGAAGTTATAAACCGGATATTTTATGAGTTTAAACAGATGATAAAATCCGCGGCGGCGTCCAGCGGGAATACGGCCCTGCCGTCATTGCCCCTTAAAACGGTAGCCCGCGCCCCAAACCGTCTGTATATAGCGCGGTTTGCCCGGGTCCTCTTCGATCTTTTCGCGCAGCCTGTTGATATGGACGGCCACGGTAGAGTTGTCGCCCATCGCCTCCATGCCCCAAATATTTTCGTAAAGCGCCTCGCGGCTGAATACTCGCTCCGCGTTCAGCATCAAAAAGAGCAGCAGCTCATATTCTTTGTTTTTCAGTTCCGTCTCTTTGCCCTCCACCGTCACCCGCCGCGAGGCCGTGTTCACCGCAACGCCGCCAAGCGTTATTTCCGCGGGCGCGGCCGAGGGCTGGGTCAGGCGGGCGTAGCGCGCCAGATGGGCCTTCACGCGCGCCACGAGCACGCCGGGCGAGAAGGGCTTTTCAATGTAGTCGTCGGCTCCGAGGCCCAGACCGCGGATCTTATCGATGTCCTCCTGCCGCGCGGTCACCATCAGGATGGGGATGTCGAGCTTTTCCCGCAGCTTCCGGCAAACAGTAAAGCCGTCGACTCCGGGCAGCATAAGGTCGAGCAGGATCAGGTCGAAGCCGCCCGAAAGTCCGCGGGCCAGGCCGCTCGTGCCGTCCTGGGCGCTTTCAACGGAAAATCCGTTCAGCTCAAGGTAATCGCGTTCGATCTCCGTGATCGAAATGTCGTCCTCGATGATCAGAATTTTACTCATGTGCGTCTCCCTTCCCGGGCAGCCAAATCAAAATCGCCAGCCCTCCGCCGGCGGCGTTTTCCGCGCTGATGACGCCGCCCATCCGTGATATCGCCTTCGCCGCGATGGCGAGCCCCAGGCCGCTGCCCTGCCGCGGGTCGCGGCGCGCCGGGTCGCTGCGGTAAAAGAGCTCGAATAGCTTCGGCAGCGCCTCTTCGGGAACGCCGGGGCCGTCGTCAGTCATCGTCAGCAGAAAGCCTTCGCCCTCTGGCCGGAGTTCGACCGTCATGCGCCCCTGCGCGGCGGTCTTATATTTCGCGGCGTTGTCCAGCACGTTCGTCAAAACGCGGCGCAGCTCAGTGGGATCGGCGAATATCTCCGCGCGGCTGAGACTTGAATCTATGCGCAGCCCCCTCGCCTCATACTCGCCGCCGGTCTCGCGCAAAAGCGTTTCGATCTCCTCATCGAGACGAAGCGGCCTCGGATGCACCGGGTATTCCTCCAGATCCATTTTGGAAAAGAGGAATATCTGCGAGACCATTCGCTGGATGTCCTCCGCCTTCGCCTTGATCGTCAGCAGGTATTTATGGCGCGCCTGCGGCGTCTGCGCGACGCCGTCCAACAGCCCCTCGACATAGGCCTGTATCGAGGTCAGCGGGGAGCGCAGGTCGTGCGAGATGCCGGCCATCAGCTCACGGCGGCTCTCCTCCTGCCGTTGAGTCTCGTCCACCGAGGCCTTCAGGCGTCCCGCCATCTCATTGAAGGCGTCGCAGACCGGCGCGAATTCGTCCCGTTCGTTGTAGACGATCCGGTGGTCCAGGTTGCCGTCGCGGATCTGGCAGACTCCGTCCGCCAGGATATCGAGCGGGTCGGCGATCTTTTGCAGCATGAATTTAGTCAGGAAACGGTTCGTCAGCAAGACGGACAAAAATATGGCAAAGAGCAGCACTATCGCGGCAAAGACGACGGCGGCCTTGAGAGTGGAATAGGAGAACTCGCTGTTGCTGTGAAAGACGTATATCTGCCACAGCCCCTCTTTGGCGGCCATCCTGTGAGCATAGAGGTTTCTGCCGTCGCGGGAGAGCATGCCTTCGCCCTGCAGCGCTTCGGCCGCGGAGACGAACGCCGCGTCATGCGCGGACCGGCTGCCGTAAGTAAAATAGGATTTTCCGTCCAACAGGACGGAGAGCGTCATTTCGCTGCGTTCTAGGAACCCGCTCAGCTCCCTGAGCTTATCCGCCCGTTCCCCGGGCTTTGCCCGCAGAGCCTTTTCCACCGTCTCCGAGATCGCCGCCGCGGCCTCGAAAAAGTCCTCGCTCTCCTCGAAGCCCAGGCCGGTCCCGTGCTCCACCACATACCAGATGCCGGAGATGCAGGCGACGCCGACAAGCACCGAAATGAAGACCGGTGCGAGGATCATGCACAAATTGGAGAGAAAAAGCCGTTTTTTGATCGTCACCTGAGACACCCGCTTTACGCACGTTATTCCGATACATAACGATACCACGAAATCTTAAACTGTCGATAAACTGACGGAAATTCCCGGGACAGACACATGAACGCCGGCCGCCCTAGCCCGCGGCGACCGGCGTTTTCATTAAAATAATCGAGACATCGAAAAAACGCCGCGCGTTTACCGCGGCGGCGTTTTCTGAAACCTATCCTTTATCTCTTGCGGAAACGGGCAGCCGCTATTTTTTCGCAGTTACGGCAAAC
The window above is part of the Cloacibacillus evryensis DSM 19522 genome. Proteins encoded here:
- a CDS encoding response regulator transcription factor gives rise to the protein MSKILIIEDDISITEIERDYLELNGFSVESAQDGTSGLARGLSGGFDLILLDLMLPGVDGFTVCRKLREKLDIPILMVTARQEDIDKIRGLGLGADDYIEKPFSPGVLVARVKAHLARYARLTQPSAAPAEITLGGVAVNTASRRVTVEGKETELKNKEYELLLFLMLNAERVFSREALYENIWGMEAMGDNSTVAVHINRLREKIEEDPGKPRYIQTVWGAGYRFKGQ
- a CDS encoding sensor histidine kinase, which codes for MTIKKRLFLSNLCMILAPVFISVLVGVACISGIWYVVEHGTGLGFEESEDFFEAAAAISETVEKALRAKPGERADKLRELSGFLERSEMTLSVLLDGKSYFTYGSRSAHDAAFVSAAEALQGEGMLSRDGRNLYAHRMAAKEGLWQIYVFHSNSEFSYSTLKAAVVFAAIVLLFAIFLSVLLTNRFLTKFMLQKIADPLDILADGVCQIRDGNLDHRIVYNERDEFAPVCDAFNEMAGRLKASVDETQRQEESRRELMAGISHDLRSPLTSIQAYVEGLLDGVAQTPQARHKYLLTIKAKAEDIQRMVSQIFLFSKMDLEEYPVHPRPLRLDEEIETLLRETGGEYEARGLRIDSSLSRAEIFADPTELRRVLTNVLDNAAKYKTAAQGRMTVELRPEGEGFLLTMTDDGPGVPEEALPKLFELFYRSDPARRDPRQGSGLGLAIAAKAISRMGGVISAENAAGGGLAILIWLPGKGDAHE